TGGAACGGTCTCATTCTCACTGGAGTGACAGATATGTATGCTGTGTATCTTGATGGATATAGGCTCACCAGAGATGAATACGGCACTGTCTCCTTCACTCGGGATTATTATGGAAATATTTTGATGAAAATCATTTTGAAGCCGAATGGAAGTTTCGTGCAGACAATGTGGGATGAGGCCAGGAGGAACTGGAATGTCACATGGGTTGCTCCGATTGATGTTTGTGATGTTTATGGTGCATGTGGGCCTTTTGGGAGCTGTAGTTTGAGGAATTTGCCGATGTGCAGCTGTCTCAAAGGGTACGAACCAGTAAACTATGAGGAATGGGTTAAAGGGAACTGGAGTGGTGGATGTGCGAGGAGGAGTGCCTTGCAGTGCGACAGAAGTGATAGCTCTAGTGATAAAAGCAGAGGAGATAGATTTTCTATGCTCGCGAATGTTAAAGTGCCCGATTTTATTGAGGTAACAGTAGGTAGGAAAGATGAATGTGAAGGTTTGTGCTTGAGAAATTGTTCGTGCATAGCCTATTCACATGATCCCGGTATTGGTTGCATGTTCTGGAGGGATAGTTTGATTGATGTTCGCCAATATCCCAGTGGTGGTTCGGATCTCTATGTGCGCGGGGCCTACTCTGTCTTAGGTACTTGTTTCTCTTACAAATTGGTGTTTATAGCTACATATCCAAGTTTagaatttgtttttgttttagaTGAGCAAAGGGACCTAAAAGTGATCATCATAGTCCCAGTGATTGCTGGATTGACAGTTATATCCATTTCCATACTTGCTTTTTGGTTCTGGAGGACTAAGAGAAATGGTAAGGGGATGTGATAAAAATAGAGCATCATTTATATGCCGCCGTAGTTACTATATTTGCGAATGATGCTATCTCTGTTTGGTGAATTAGGAACTGAAAGAAAACGCAAAAAACAAGCTTATCCTTTAGATTCAAGTGAAATGGCGCTAAGAGATGATGTAGTTGAAGTTAGTCTGGATGAATTACCATTGTATAGCTTCGACACACTTGCAAAAGCTACAGACCATTTTGACACGGCTAATTTATTGGGGAAGGGTGGTTTCGGACTCGTGTATAAGGTAAACCACTTCTTCTCGTGCCATTGCCAGAACTTGTTATAATTATATTCAGGATTAATGTGTAGGGTAAGTTGGCAAATGGGAAGGAAATTGCTGTGAAAAGGCTGTCAAGAGAATCTGGACAAGGGTTGCAAGAATTCATGAATGAAGTAGTTGTGATCTCCAAACTGCAGCACAGGAATCTTGTGAGTTTGCTTGGATGCTCCGttgaaagagaagaaaaaatgctGATTTACGAATTCATGGCCAATGGAAGCCTAGACGTGCTTCTTTTTGGTGAGTTGAACTCTTAATTCAGATAGCATGTTGTAATTAGTCCTTGCACAAGTGTTGATGTATTTGTTTGTGATCATGCAGATCCATCTCAAGGAATCCTGGACTGGGAGAAACGTTTCAATGTAATGCAAGGTATTGGAAGAGGCCTTCTGTATCTCCACAGGGATTCGCGATTGATGATAATCCACAGAGACTTAAAGCCAAGCAATGTGTTGCTAGACGAGGATTGGAGTCCCAAAATCTCAGATTTTGGCATGGCCAGAATATTTGGAGGAAGAGAAGATCAAGCCAACACTGCTAGAGTGGTTGGTACATAGTAAGTGAAGTTGAGATTGGCTCAATTTGTTATATCTTTAGTGACTCAAGCAAACATCGTATTGCTGCAGTGGATATATGGCACCTGAATATGCAATGCGAGGAAGATTTTCAGAAAAAACAGATGTGTTCAGCTTTGGTGTTATAGTGTTGGAGATAATTAATGGGAGGCGAAACACGAGCTTCTACGATGATGATATGGCTCTTAGCCTTCTTGAACATGTAAGGCCTTTTCTTTCCCCTCTGGTTTTTACTTATTAAGTTCTCCAACTGAATCTAAATTTCCCAGGCATGGAGACTATGGAACCAAGGCAATTTTGAGGAATTCATAGATCAAAGGATATATAGTCCAAGCTTGGTGGCAGAGATCATTCGATGCATAAACATTGGATTGCTTTGCGTCCAAGAATTTCCTGACAAGAGGCCCACAATGTCAACTGTTTTATCAATGCTTGGTAAAGAGATTGCTATTCTGCCTTCCCCAGAACAGCCTGCATTTACTAAGAAGCCAACGAGAAACCATCCGTTATCGTCTTCCTCTCAGAGCCACGAGACAACGGGCTCCCTCAATAATGTCAGTATTACAGTGATTGAGGGGCGATAACAGAATAGCATCGTAGAAAGATGAAACAGCAAAA
The genomic region above belongs to Salvia miltiorrhiza cultivar Shanhuang (shh) chromosome 5, IMPLAD_Smil_shh, whole genome shotgun sequence and contains:
- the LOC130985624 gene encoding G-type lectin S-receptor-like serine/threonine-protein kinase At1g11300 yields the protein MAFSSTGSIFLELFLVILFIPIPGSCKGADSITPSVVIEDPETIVSTGEIYRLGFFSPQNSSNRYMGIWNNVSKESVVWVANRDKPLLNDSSGAITISEDGNLVLMASNKQILWSSNVRNLSQNTSVQLLDSGNLVLRDNSNGRVAWESFRHPADAFLPTLQITDNNRTGEKVVLTSWRTLENPDYGDFSAGIQASAIPQVFIWNGSRPHWRSGPWNGLILTGVTDMYAVYLDGYRLTRDEYGTVSFTRDYYGNILMKIILKPNGSFVQTMWDEARRNWNVTWVAPIDVCDVYGACGPFGSCSLRNLPMCSCLKGYEPVNYEEWVKGNWSGGCARRSALQCDRSDSSSDKSRGDRFSMLANVKVPDFIEVTVGRKDECEGLCLRNCSCIAYSHDPGIGCMFWRDSLIDVRQYPSGGSDLYVRGAYSVLDEQRDLKVIIIVPVIAGLTVISISILAFWFWRTKRNGTERKRKKQAYPLDSSEMALRDDVVEVSLDELPLYSFDTLAKATDHFDTANLLGKGGFGLVYKGKLANGKEIAVKRLSRESGQGLQEFMNEVVVISKLQHRNLVSLLGCSVEREEKMLIYEFMANGSLDVLLFDPSQGILDWEKRFNVMQGIGRGLLYLHRDSRLMIIHRDLKPSNVLLDEDWSPKISDFGMARIFGGREDQANTARVVGTYGYMAPEYAMRGRFSEKTDVFSFGVIVLEIINGRRNTSFYDDDMALSLLEHAWRLWNQGNFEEFIDQRIYSPSLVAEIIRCINIGLLCVQEFPDKRPTMSTVLSMLGKEIAILPSPEQPAFTKKPTRNHPLSSSSQSHETTGSLNNVSITVIEGR